The DNA window AGATCGAGCAGCACTGCGATGAATTCTACCGCGTGGTGTTGCGCTACGGCTTTGCGGAATCGCCGCGAGTGTTTGACGACCTCTGCGACGCCCTCACTGAAAAAACCAAGCTCAAGCGCGGGGCCGTCACCTTTTATCAAAGCCGGGAGATCCTCCTCACCAACGGCCCCGGCAAGATGGCCCGCTGGCGGAAGAACCTCTTCGTCACCCTCAGCCGCATGTCCCGCCCGGCGACAGGATACTTTGAGCTGCCGCCACGCCAGGTCTGCGAGCTGGGCATCCAGCTCGAGGTGTGAGGGCCGGGTTAACCTAAAGTGTAACAATGGACAAGGACCTCCTGGAAAAGCTGAGGAAGATCGAGCGTCTGTACGCAGGCGCTACTACGGCAGGCGAGAAGGAGGCGGCTGCGGATGCCATGGCACGCATCACCCGCCGGCTCCAGGAAACGGTGCGCACCGAGGCCGCCATCGAATACAAGTTCACCCTCACGGATGCCTGGTCCAAGAAGCTCTTCATCGCCCTGCTGCGGCGGTATTCCCTGCGGCCCTACAGGTATGCGCGGCAGAGACGCACCACCGTCATGGTGCGCGTGCCGCGCAGTTTTGTGGACCAGACCTTGTGGCCGGAGTTTCTGGAGCTGAGTGCGGTGCTAAAGAACTATCTGGACGAGATGACCGAGCAGGTGATCCGCCAGGGAATTCATGAAGATGCTGCTGAAGAAGACGTGGTTAGCGGCGAGTATTTGGACTGATACTATTCCCAGGATGGGGGAGGAAAAAGGACGTTAAAATCCCCTTTGACGCCCCAAGCATTCTGTAATTATTTCCCCTCCCCCCAATCCATGCGTCAAAAAACCTCTGATCTGCGTTACTTGTACGCTTCCATCATCCTGCATGTGCGAAGCGGCACAGCGACCTCCCGGACCACCCTGGCCAGCACCCTGGGGATCTCGGCTTCGACGGTGGGGATCTATGTGGACCAGCTTTTGGCCACGGGGCATCTGACCGAAACAGGCCTGGAGCATGGCAGCATGGGAAGGCCTAAGCGGATGCTTAGGACAAGTGCCGTGCCAGGCTGGTTTGCGGGGGTGGAGTTCACGGCCAACCGAGTGCAACTGACCGGCGTGGACTTTGCTGGAATGGCCATGGGTGCCATGGAAATTCCTTTGCCCAACAAGCCCGCAGCACCCGAAATCCAGCACCTGATTTTCGATGCTCTCAAACACATGATCCATGAGCAGCCGCTCCGCTTGCTGGGCATCGGCGTGGGAGCACCCGGTCTGGTCAATACCGGGACCGGCGTCTGTTTGAGGTTTGACTTCATTCCCGGCTGGGAAAACATCCCCCTTCGGGACAGCCTGTATCATCGCTTTGGCGTGCCGGTGAGGGTGGAAAACAGCCTGCGGGCGATCGCGCTGGCCGAGCGGTGGTTTGGCAGCCACCAGAAGGAGAAGGACTACCTCATTGTCGCTGCCCGCAGCGGGTTTGGAATCGCCTCCGTGCAAGGTGGCCAGTTGATGCACGGGGCCAATCATGCTGCGGGCGAGATTGGCTTGTGGCCATGGGAGACGGCCGGGGAAGGCGCGGCCCAGGAGCTGCATCACAGCCTGAGCGCCCCCATGGTGTACCGGCGGCTGGCCGGCCTGAGCGAGACCGCCCCGGTGCCCAAGGACCTGTACACGGCCCTGTTCAGCCTGGCCCACGAAAGAGGTGAGCGCTGGGACAGGGTGGCAGAAGATTTCGGCCGGGTGCTGGCCTGCGTGCAACTGCTGCTGGATCCGCGCCTGTGCCTGCTGCACGGACCCTTGACCGCGCTGGGAGAGCCCTTCTGCCGCGCCATCATGAAGGCGGCGCTGCGCATCGCGCCGGCTTTGAACGACATTCCCCTGATCCTGAACTGCACGCAACTGGGTGACGAAGCCGGGGCACTGGGAGCAGCCAGCCTGGCGATGGAAGACTGGTCGCCTAACCACATTTAACACCTTTTAGCGGCCTAACAAACCGCCCCCGATTCCTTCCAGCAGCCTGACTCCGGTCTCCACGGCCTTGCCTGTCGTATCGGTGGCCTCTTTGATCACACCGCCCGGGAGCACTGCGGCTTCCTTGCCCAGAACTGGGGTCAGCAAAAGCTCGCTGCCCTGGCCGACGATCTGGCCGGCACCGTCCAGCACCGCCTTGCCTGCCGCAGCGGCCAGGCGGGCGCTCAGGTCCTCCTGGGGTGACTGCATGCTGCCGGTGATGCGCAAGGATGTCCATAACATGCCGGCAGGGCCTGTGGGGTGGGTGCTGGTAAAGACATGCTGCTGCGCGCCGGGGATCCACTTCAGGGTTTCCGGCGTCACGCCTAACAAAAAGTGACCTTCGATCTGGTCACCCTCGACGAGCAGGTTTCCGTCCAGGTATAACAAACCGTTGGATTGGAGGATAACTTTGTCAAACTGGCGGCGGCTACCGTTGACTGTGACTTCAGAGGTGGCGACATCCAGCACAATGCGCTTAAAGCGCTCCACGCCGGTATAACTGGCAAGTTCGTCAAGAATGGGAAGGGCGGTGAGCACGCCTTCACGCAATTCCAGCCGGCCCGAGACCACAGGCGCGGAAAGGCTGCTGCCACGGGCTTTCAGGTCGGCGTCCAGTTTGCCGCTGAGGCGGATGCGCCAGTCCTCCGTCAGGCATTCGCGCAGGGGGATGCCGGTGATACTGGCGCTGCCTTCCCAGGTGCCGTCCAGGGGGCGCAGGTGGCCGCGCGCGGTGATCTCGCCCGCCTCCAGCCAGGTCAGCGTGGCCTCTTTCAGATGCAAGTCATCGCGGCTGACCCGCACGGAGGCCCGGCTGAGGTTCAGCTTCATGGGGACCGTCTGCGCCGGGAGCATGATGGGCGTCTCGACAATGCCGCCCTCCACCACGCCTTGCAGGGAGGTCTCCCCCTGCTGCCAGGTGCTGAGGCGAACCCCCGCATCCCGCAGGTTCCACGGTCCGGGATGAAGCAATGTGAAACGGTCCACGCGGATGCCATCCACCTCTGCCTCGGTGGGCAGATACCGGCGCAGCCAGGCGGGGATGCCGCTGTCCGCAGCTTCAATCTGGACTTCCGGCGGCGGGGTGGATGCCCTGGCCGGGGCGGGCGCTGCGCCCACGGCCTGAGGCAGATGCTCGACAGTGATGGAATCCACGCCGGTGCCGACGGTGCGCCATTTGCCCTGGCGGAAGGCGTTCCAGTCCAGCGTGGTGTGGAAGCCGTTCAGGCGGGCCTGCCAGCCGGTGGCGGTGCTCAGGCCGGCTTCCGTGGCGGTGACTTCGTCGCCCGTCCAGCGCAGAGGGGAGAGGGTGACCTGCGCCTGCATCTGGCGCCCAAAGGCCTGCTCCATCCGGCTGCGAAAGGCCTCCTCCTGGAGGTAGCCGCGCACCCAGTTCATCACCAGCATGGGCATCAGCAATATCAGCACGATGCCCGTCACCACCAGACCGGCAGCTGCGAACAGCCAGCGGGAGCTTTTGCCTGAACGACGACGGGTGCGCTTGCTCATATGGCCAGCATAACTGCCTAGAATGCCGGTGAACGCAAAAAAATGTTCACCCGGAGAGACTTTATCTTGCCACGCGGTTCTCCATACCCGGTATAACAACCGCGTATGCTTGAATCCATCAACATCGGTCTTGAAGTGGATGCCCCTCCTGGCTCGGAGGCGGAAAGCCTGCACCTTTTGCGCGAGGTCAGCTTCAGCCTGCCGCAGGGTCATTTGATGGCGATCGTCGGCCCATCCGGCTGTGGCAAGACGACGCTGCTGAAGGTCATCGCGGGCATTCTTGAGCAGAGTGATGGCGTGCTGAAGTGGGAGAACCGAGACCTCAAGGAGGAGGAGGATTTGCATCCAGGGGAGCTGGGTTATGTGCCGCAGTTCAGCGTCGCGCATGATCTGCTGACAGTGGAGGAATGCGTGGTCAGCAGCATGTCCTTGCGCACGCAGCTTCCGGGATCAGATGACTTTGAAACCAAGCTGGACCACATCCTGGCCGTCACGGGCCTGACGGAGCTGGCGGACCGGCGGGTGAAGGTGCTCTCCGGCGGCCAGAAGCGGCGGCTGGGCCTGGCGTTGGAGCTCGTCACCAATCCCTGCCTGCTGCTGTGCGATGAGGTGACCAGCGGCCTGGACCCGAAGTCCGAACATGAGATCACTTCGCTGCTGCGCGTGCTGGCGCAGGAAAACAAACGCCGGGTGGTGATCAATGTCACCCACAGCCTGGCCAGCCTGGAGGCCTTCGACAGCGTGCTGGTCATGTATCAGGGGCGGCTCGTTTACCATGGCCCGCCGAAGCTGCTCACTCATTACTTTACCGTGGAGCATCCTGAAGATGTCTATCTGCGCCTGACCCAGCGCGAGGCCCAGGAGTGGCATGAATCCTGGCAGAAAAAGCGCAGCTATTACGAGCAGATGCTGATGGAAAAGAAGGACATGCCAGAGTTCGGGCCCAAGAAGGAAATTCTGCGGGAGTCCGGCGCCGGGGAGCCGGAGGACACAGATTCCGACGGGGACAAGCCGCACCCGCTGGCTTCTGAGGAGCTGCCGGGCCTCTTCAGCCAGGTCTTCACCCTGCTGTCGCGGCGCTGGACGATCTTCCGGCGGGACAAGGGCCAGGTGTGGCTGCATCTGGCCATGCTCTTTGGCTTTCCGCTGCTGGTGGTCATCTTTGCGCTGGATGGCATCGCCCCGCTGAAGCAGCTCAACCAGCGGCAGGATGGAGATATCGTCTATGAGATGCAAAGGCAGGCCGAGCATCAGCTCGAGCAGCTCCAGGCCGGGGGCATCGTCAGCGGGCTCATCATGCTGCAGGTGGTGTTGGTCACGCTGATGGCCAGCAACAACGCCGCGCGCGAGATCTCCGGTGAACGGCTGATTTTGGAACGCGAGAAACTGGGAGGGCTCAGCACGCTGGCCTATCTCATCAGCAAGGTGCTTTTCCTGGGGGTCTTTGTGCTGGCGCAAAGCCTGTGGATGGGGCTGTTTGTGGACATGGTCGTCGGTGGCCTGCCAGGGGATCTGCTGGTGAAGCTGGTCCTTTTGGTCCTGGCCTCCGCCGCGATGACGAGCATCTGCCTGGGCATCAGCGCCCTGAGCCGCAGCCCGGAAAAAGCCACCATCCTCAGTATCTACCTGGTCGGTTTCCAACTGCCCCTTTCCGGCGCGGTGCTCACGCTGCCAAGCTGGCTGGAAGGCGCGGTGAATCCCTTCATCGCCGCCTTCTGGGCCTGGTCCGGCAGCCTGCGCAGCCTCAGTGACACCGCCTTTTACGACGCCGTGAAAAAAGTCACCGACACCTCCCTGGTCTCGGCGGAGCTCGCCGCCTTTGTGCTTCTGGCGCATGTGGTCATCGGCCTGTGTATGGCCTATGTGGGCAGCAAGAACAGCCAGTGGGAGTAGAATGACGAATGTTTGTAACGACTCAGGCAGGAGGTGGCAAGTCTGTGAATATGCTGGGCTCTTTTGTCGCCCCTTTGGGGCTGGTACAGTCCGGTTGCTTTATGGGAAGCAACTTGTCTGGGCGTCCAAACCGGCCATCATCTCCTGGATCCGCCCCCGGTTGACCTCGTTCAACCAGATGGCGGCCTGGGCGCGAAACTGGGGCGTGCCGCAGATTTTAAAGGCTCCCGTCGCCCGATCCAGGTGGACATGATCCGATTTGGAGAAAACGATGCCGTCCCACATCAAGACTTCTTTTAATGACGTGGTGTTAAGTTTCCGCATCAGCCCATCCAGCTCATGGATCCTGCTGTGGTTGAGCCCCTGGGTCTGGCAGCGGCTTTCACACGCCTGAAGAAGCATCAATGCCAAAATCTTGAGGACGACGAGTCTCGACATGCGGTTAGGGGTCGTTGCCCTTCCTATGGCTTTCAATGGGAAAAAGGCGGACCCCTTCAATATCCTGCATGAGCATACATCCATGGAGCCTGCCTGTTCCTATTCAGAAGCAGAATGAATGCGCTCCCTTTTCTGTCCAGGCTTTGG is part of the Prosthecobacter sp. SYSU 5D2 genome and encodes:
- a CDS encoding ROK family protein, which translates into the protein MRQKTSDLRYLYASIILHVRSGTATSRTTLASTLGISASTVGIYVDQLLATGHLTETGLEHGSMGRPKRMLRTSAVPGWFAGVEFTANRVQLTGVDFAGMAMGAMEIPLPNKPAAPEIQHLIFDALKHMIHEQPLRLLGIGVGAPGLVNTGTGVCLRFDFIPGWENIPLRDSLYHRFGVPVRVENSLRAIALAERWFGSHQKEKDYLIVAARSGFGIASVQGGQLMHGANHAAGEIGLWPWETAGEGAAQELHHSLSAPMVYRRLAGLSETAPVPKDLYTALFSLAHERGERWDRVAEDFGRVLACVQLLLDPRLCLLHGPLTALGEPFCRAIMKAALRIAPALNDIPLILNCTQLGDEAGALGAASLAMEDWSPNHI
- a CDS encoding ATP-binding cassette domain-containing protein codes for the protein MLESINIGLEVDAPPGSEAESLHLLREVSFSLPQGHLMAIVGPSGCGKTTLLKVIAGILEQSDGVLKWENRDLKEEEDLHPGELGYVPQFSVAHDLLTVEECVVSSMSLRTQLPGSDDFETKLDHILAVTGLTELADRRVKVLSGGQKRRLGLALELVTNPCLLLCDEVTSGLDPKSEHEITSLLRVLAQENKRRVVINVTHSLASLEAFDSVLVMYQGRLVYHGPPKLLTHYFTVEHPEDVYLRLTQREAQEWHESWQKKRSYYEQMLMEKKDMPEFGPKKEILRESGAGEPEDTDSDGDKPHPLASEELPGLFSQVFTLLSRRWTIFRRDKGQVWLHLAMLFGFPLLVVIFALDGIAPLKQLNQRQDGDIVYEMQRQAEHQLEQLQAGGIVSGLIMLQVVLVTLMASNNAAREISGERLILEREKLGGLSTLAYLISKVLFLGVFVLAQSLWMGLFVDMVVGGLPGDLLVKLVLLVLASAAMTSICLGISALSRSPEKATILSIYLVGFQLPLSGAVLTLPSWLEGAVNPFIAAFWAWSGSLRSLSDTAFYDAVKKVTDTSLVSAELAAFVLLAHVVIGLCMAYVGSKNSQWE